Genomic segment of Candidatus Eremiobacterota bacterium:
CTGGAAGTGCGACAACGGGACCATGGTCCATATCGACAGTACAAGGATAACCAGGGTGTTCCACAATCTCATCATCAATGCACTGCACCATACCCTCGAGGGAGGGCGCATCGAAATAGAGGCCGCCACCCAGGGAGAGAGAGTGGGGTTGAAAGTCTCCGACACCGGCCGCGGCATGAGCCCCGAGATCAAGGGGCGGGTCTTTGAAAAATTTGCCGCCGGGCAGAAGGGACAGAAAGGCACGGGCCTCGGCCTCTATATCGTAAAGAAATTCCTTGAGGGGCATGGATCATCCATTGATCTGGAGAGCACCCCCGGCAAGGGGACCACCTTCAGATTTACCCTTCCCCTGGGAGCCTCACCCGGGTTCTGACATTAAAACGCATTCATTGCCGCATAGATAGGCACGAACATCGAGAGAAGCAGGATCGAGATCACGATGCCCAGAACCACTATGGCCATGGGCTCCACCAGCTTCGTGAAGGCCGCGAGAAGGCTGTCCAGCTCAAGCTCAAAGATGACGGCGGTCTTGCTCAGCACCTCGGGGAGCTCGCCGCTCTCCTCCCCCACTGTCACCATGGCCACCATGGTCCGCGGGAAAATGGCGGGGAACATCCCCATGCTGTCTCCCAGGGTGTCCCCCTCCATCACAGAGTCGGCAATGCTCAGAAAGGCTCTCCCGATCACAAGGTTTTCGCAGGTGTCGCCGGCCATCTCGAGGGCTTTTACAATGTGCTCTCCTGATTTGGTGAGGCATGAAAGCATGATGGCGGCGTGGGTGAGGACCGCTTTCCTCTTGATCTCGCCCATCACGGGGATTTCCAGGATGAGCCTGTCCCAGAGGAGCTTTCCCCCCAGGGTCCCGGAAAGATAGATGAAAAGATAGACCACCGTGAGCACCGCGATGACTGCCGAGGGGATAAAGATGTACCACTTTCTCATGCACTCCCCCAAAGTTATTATTATCTGGGAGTAAAAGGGGAGCTTTACCGACATGTCCTTCACCAGCGTGGTGAGCATGGGGAGTATCCAGTAGAACACGGCGCCGCATATGAGCATGCCGACACAGAAGACAATGAAGGGGTAATTAAGGGCTGCCCTTACCTTTTTGCCGAGAATGTACTCCTTTTCCAGCACGTCGGCGAGGTACCAGAGCCCCTCGCTGAAAAAGCCTCCCTTTTCCGAGGCTCGCACGATGCTCCTGTGGAAGTTTGTGAAAACGGCGGGAAAGAGGCCCAGGGCTTCGGAAAAGGACTTCCCCTCCTCAATTGCCTTTTTGATGGCGTGAAAGATCATGGCAAGGGAGGAGCTTTCCGCCTGGGCTTCCATGATTGAGAGGGTGTTCCGGACATTGAGGCCGCTCTTCGCCATCATCGAGAGAGCCTTGAAAAAGGTGATGAGGTCCTTGATCCTGAGGCGTGACGGCAGAAAATCCTGCCTCTGGGGAATCTTCTCAAGCAGCAGGATGAAGCGGGACTTTTTTTCAAGCATTCTCACGGCTTCATTGAGGCTCCCTGCCATTATCTGCCCTTCCTTCACCTCTCCACTGGCATCGCGGATCTTGTAGGTGAAGCGGGCCTGCTGGGGCATCGAGCCGCTGTGAGCCTCGCTGACGGAGAGCGCCTGCTTCAGGAAACTGCCTGCTTTTTGGATCATATACGCAGTATTCTTGGGGTCTCGGGCAATACCTTCTCCAGGCACCATTGTTTTGAGGAGCGCTCCGGGGAGGAGGCGGCAGGGGAGGGATCAGAAATTGCTGATATAGGTAAGGGTGCCCGTGCCTTTGTTGAGCTGCACCTTCTCGGTGAGGGTGGCGTCGGGATCGGAGTTTTCGTCGATCTGGGCCATCTCGTAGAACAGCTCTTCCGCTCCGGAGGCTTCCCCGGTCTTTTTGAACCTCACCAGGGTGCCTTCATCACAGGTCTCCATCTCCTTGAGGTCCCTCGTTGCCGGATCAAAGAGCATCTTCCCGATACCATTGTCGGGATCTTTGAACTCTACGAAGCCGTCGGCGGGGTTCGCGTCGAAGCCCGGCGCGTTGTCATTTTCCATCAGGGTCCGGGCGCGGTTGTGGATCTCCTTCATCAGGCTCTGGGAGCGCCTCATGGCTTCCGCCTCGGCGGGCGTCTGGATATTGTTCACGTTGAAAGTGATATGCATGGGCTTCTCTCCTCATACTGACATAATCAGAGAATTACTCATTGTAAGAGTTCTGAACACCCTGTGCCATATCCTTCAGCTCTGCAAAAGCATGGACAAGACTCGTCTATATCAACTGTCCAGATTTTTCACCGGGAGAGGTGAATCCCTGAGGCAAAGTCTGCAAGATCCCTCACAGCGGTAAAGGCCGAATTACCTCCTCCCACGACGGCACCCGACTGCCGCGGCATAGAGAGCTGCCGACACGGCTGCCGGGCCGCCGCCCACGATGATCACCTCACCCTGTATCTTCCCTGGCCTCTTATTGTTGCTGAGCCTGTGCCCTGGCCCCTGAAACAGCCTCTTCCGACGGCCCATGATTTCGTACTTGTTCCCGAAGTGGTGACGATGCCATTGCCCATGTAGAGGGTTCCGCGCTGGTTTCCTATCGTCATGTTCGTCTTCCTGCCGTAGCCTGAAACCTGGGTGGCCTGGCCCTGGGGGACAAAAAGCAGTCCGCTGCCCCCGGTGGTTACCGTACCGGAGCCGTTTATCACTGCACCGCCGCTTCCTCCTGTCGAGAGAACTCCGTTCCCGTTGAAGTTTACCGCTCCCCTTGCCGTATCATCGGCAAAGAGCTGCCCTGTCATCAGCACTCCCAGGGCGATTACCACGAAAACCATCATTTTTTTCATAACTCCATCCTCCTTTTTCTCCCTTAGACTCCCCACCCATGAAAAAGTCACGGAGGATATAAAAAAAATCTGGCACAGGGCATTCTATGTCCGGGAAAGCAGACTCCCAGAATGGGGGAGAGGTGAATGCCCCTTTTTCAGGGGGCGTCATAGCTCACCACGTAGAGCCTCTGTTCGGGCCCGAGCTCCAGGTTTGAAATCCAGTTTTTCACCTTCCGGGTTTCCCAGATAAGGCTTCCCGCCTCGGGCTCATACCTTGCCAGGCCGCCCCTGGATTTCACATAGAGGGCATTCCCTCGAAGCCAGGCGCCCCGGAGAGCAGGCTGCCACCCGAGGGAACCCGCTGATTCCCACAGCTCCTTTCCGCTGTCAAGATCGAAAGCGACGAGGCGGGAACTGCGCCCGAAGAAGGCATATCTGCCGGCAACGGCAAGCTGAGGCTCCATGACCAGGGTGCCGCGGCCTGCTCCATGGACTTTGTACACGCCGGGAATTTCAGTACGAATCGAGCCTTGAGAGGGATCAAGAACTGCGAAGACTCCATTGAAATCATCGTCACCCACCCCTGCCTTTCCCTCCGTGGGGAGGAGGCCGAAGCTGAGAAACACGAGCCTGCCGCCGGAAGGGGTGAAGTATTTGAAGGGAAAGGCGCGAACGGCTTTATCGCCGTAATGCCGGGGAGCCGGCACCTGGAAATCCCGGCTCCCTTTCTTATAAACTAAATCCGGCACTATTTCCTCCTCCCATTCCCTGAGGCTGCCGAGAAAAGGAAATGACTCCCTGTTCTTAAGGCGGGCATCCTCAAGCCTGTCAAAGACAAGGACCTGCCCTTTCTCGATCACGGTGACCCATGGGGGCCCGAAATCCACCGCACCGGCCGGGCTGATAAGAAGAGCAAGAACTGAGACTGACAGGGCCGCTGAGATCAACGCTGCGCTGAAAAAACGAGTCATTTCAACTATGATGGTTGTCCAGCGGGAGTGAGGCGGACATTTCTTCTGGCCGGTCATAATCCTCCCTTAAGAGACAGGGTGAGGTTTTCCAGGAAATGCTTCCACGGCTCCAGTCACAGATCCTCTCTCCTGTGACCAGAATCCGCGGGAGGGCAGCAGGGCTCTTCAGCGTGGCGGGGTACCCCCCGGAGGCTGAAGAACCTGGGGGCTTTCTGTGAATATAGGAGTCTGTCACCACTTCAGCGAATTGTCATTGATATGGTCACGGAGCACCTCAAGATTATCGCCATGAATGACCAGCAGGTCCTGGGGATACTCCCTCCAGAGAGCGGCGGCGCGCAGGGATTCAAAGGCCCGGCGGGAGCTTCTCCTGCCGGGCCCGTTGCTGCTGGCGGGCACAATTTTCACAGTGCTGGCCACCCTTCTGCTTCCCTTCACCCCCCTGGGTGCGCTTTTTCAGTTCCAGCCCCTTCCCCTTCACTTTTATGCGGGGCTGGTGGTCATCCTTGCGCTTTACATAGTCACTGCAAAGGTAGCCAAGTATGTTTTTTACAAGAAAATTGTTCCATAAAGCCATCGCTGGCCTTATGGAGCCTCTTGAGCCATGAAAAGAAAGGAGGGGATACGATGAAGAACAACGGGCACCGGGCATCTGCCTTTTTCTGGGCAGTTCTCCTGCTTTTCATCTGCTTCCAGAAGAGCACCATTCCCGCAGCCGCGCAGGCTCCAGGCGCGACGATTGCCGGGGTTGTCACTGCTTCCGATGCAGGCAAGCTTATCACGATCCATGGGACCATCGGCGGACAATGCCAGGTGATGACAGACTCCACATTCTGGAATGAGTACCGGGTCCTCAATAACGGGATGAGATTAAGCGGCATTGAAAGCGCGAAGGGAGCTCAATGGGTGAAAAAAGGGGCCGAGGTCGATATCACTGGGAGGCTCAGCTCCGTAGGGGAGCACATCGGCGTGGAGAATCAGAGATACTACCCCGGATACTATGTATTTTCAGTGAGCGAGGTCAGGCCCTGCAGGAGCAGAGCTCATAAGGCGACAGTATTCAGGGTTTCCGAACAGCCTCCCCGGACGGGTCCCCAGCCTTCCCGCAAGCCCTGAAAAGACAAAAAGGGAGAGATAGCGCGCTCTTCCATAAAACTGCTCCAGAGGGATGCCCACAATGGTGAGGCAGAACATGTTGATCACAAGGTGGCTGATGCCCAGATGGAGGAATACGGATCCCATGAGGCCGTATGTCACCAGGGGCGGGGATTCCTGAGCGCCGGGATCACCCCTTTCGCTCCGTGGGCTTTCATTTTCATCGGGGCT
This window contains:
- a CDS encoding PQQ-binding-like beta-propeller repeat protein → MTGQKKCPPHSRWTTIIVEMTRFFSAALISAALSVSVLALLISPAGAVDFGPPWVTVIEKGQVLVFDRLEDARLKNRESFPFLGSLREWEEEIVPDLVYKKGSRDFQVPAPRHYGDKAVRAFPFKYFTPSGGRLVFLSFGLLPTEGKAGVGDDDFNGVFAVLDPSQGSIRTEIPGVYKVHGAGRGTLVMEPQLAVAGRYAFFGRSSRLVAFDLDSGKELWESAGSLGWQPALRGAWLRGNALYVKSRGGLARYEPEAGSLIWETRKVKNWISNLELGPEQRLYVVSYDAP
- a CDS encoding type II secretion system F family protein produces the protein MIQKAGSFLKQALSVSEAHSGSMPQQARFTYKIRDASGEVKEGQIMAGSLNEAVRMLEKKSRFILLLEKIPQRQDFLPSRLRIKDLITFFKALSMMAKSGLNVRNTLSIMEAQAESSSLAMIFHAIKKAIEEGKSFSEALGLFPAVFTNFHRSIVRASEKGGFFSEGLWYLADVLEKEYILGKKVRAALNYPFIVFCVGMLICGAVFYWILPMLTTLVKDMSVKLPFYSQIIITLGECMRKWYIFIPSAVIAVLTVVYLFIYLSGTLGGKLLWDRLILEIPVMGEIKRKAVLTHAAIMLSCLTKSGEHIVKALEMAGDTCENLVIGRAFLSIADSVMEGDTLGDSMGMFPAIFPRTMVAMVTVGEESGELPEVLSKTAVIFELELDSLLAAFTKLVEPMAIVVLGIVISILLLSMFVPIYAAMNAF